The Amycolatopsis viridis genome window below encodes:
- a CDS encoding amidohydrolase family protein gives MIIDAHSHVHDPVEEHLALLDEAGVDKAILFATRPHPERATTLDELKGEMAVLSQSLAGNGDGRAAALRELDAAVATQPQRFLGFGSVDLSGADVAAAVEEIGRKWHGIGELTPPPGRADLLEPVLRVAGDLPVVVHGAAPTTLADLATIAALARKYPRTPLVISQLGGAHWIDAIELVRETPNLWLELSTASLAFSVRLAIAEVPDRTLFGSDAPYGDPVLARTLVERVTPSETVRAAVLGGNAARLLGL, from the coding sequence TTGATCATCGACGCCCACAGCCACGTCCACGACCCCGTCGAGGAGCACCTCGCCCTCCTCGACGAGGCTGGTGTCGACAAAGCGATCTTGTTCGCGACCCGTCCGCACCCCGAGCGCGCGACGACGCTGGACGAGCTGAAGGGGGAGATGGCCGTGCTGTCGCAGAGCCTGGCCGGCAATGGCGATGGCCGTGCCGCGGCCCTGCGGGAGCTGGACGCCGCGGTGGCCACGCAGCCGCAGCGGTTCCTCGGCTTCGGTTCAGTGGACCTGTCCGGGGCGGACGTGGCGGCCGCGGTCGAGGAGATCGGCCGGAAGTGGCACGGCATCGGCGAGCTGACCCCGCCGCCCGGCCGCGCCGATCTGCTCGAACCGGTGCTGCGCGTGGCCGGTGACCTGCCGGTGGTGGTCCACGGCGCGGCCCCGACCACCCTCGCCGACCTGGCGACCATCGCCGCGCTCGCTCGCAAGTACCCGCGGACGCCGCTGGTGATCAGCCAGCTCGGCGGCGCGCATTGGATCGACGCGATCGAGCTGGTCCGCGAGACGCCGAACCTGTGGCTGGAGCTGTCCACGGCGAGCCTGGCGTTCTCCGTGCGGCTGGCGATCGCCGAGGTGCCGGACCGGACGCTGTTCGGCTCGGACGCGCCCTACGGCGACCCGGTGCTCGCCCGCACGCTCGTCGAGCGGGTCACGCCGTCGGAAACAGTGCGCGCCGCGGTCCTCGGTGGGAACGCGGCGCGCCTGCTCGGTCTG
- a CDS encoding MerR family transcriptional regulator produces MLIGELARRAGTTERLLRYYERVGLLTAQRRHNGYREYDAGAVERVRQIRELLAAGLPTREIRRIIDCAHPDGRLDACPGVLDTLRARLTELDARAAELTAARAALRQAITTTESQRERA; encoded by the coding sequence ATGCTGATCGGTGAACTCGCCAGGCGCGCCGGGACGACCGAGCGGCTGCTGCGGTACTACGAGCGCGTCGGGCTGCTGACCGCTCAGCGGCGGCACAACGGGTATCGCGAGTACGACGCGGGTGCCGTGGAGCGCGTGCGGCAGATCCGCGAGCTGCTCGCCGCCGGCCTGCCGACGCGGGAGATCCGGCGGATCATCGACTGCGCCCACCCGGACGGCAGGCTCGACGCCTGTCCCGGGGTGCTGGACACGCTGCGCGCCCGCCTGACCGAGCTGGACGCCCGCGCCGCGGAGCTCACCGCCGCGCGGGCCGCCCTGCGTCAGGCCATCACGACGACCGAGTCTCAGCGCGAACGGGCGTGA